In Burkholderia sp. NRF60-BP8, a single window of DNA contains:
- a CDS encoding HAD-IA family hydrolase: MSARRPPAGPDLPAPLRRRRISRHRPRAGAPVWLFDLDNTLHHASHAIFPEINRAMTQYIVDALQVGRAEADRLRNGYTERYGAALLGLTRHHPIDPHDFLRVVHTFSDLPAMVRAERGLARIVAALPGRKLVLTNAPENYARAVLRELRIERLFERVIAIEHMRDRRTWRAKPDHAMLRRTLRAAHARLADAILVEDTRSHLKRYKRLGVGTVWITGHLPSHLPNTGRPHYVDQRIRSLKSLRLGTRSGRQKCSRLTRRTKP; the protein is encoded by the coding sequence TTGAGCGCGCGCCGCCCGCCTGCCGGCCCCGACCTGCCGGCGCCGCTGCGGCGCCGGCGCATCTCGCGCCACCGGCCGCGCGCTGGCGCGCCGGTCTGGCTGTTCGATCTCGACAACACGCTTCATCACGCGTCGCACGCGATCTTTCCCGAGATCAACCGTGCGATGACGCAATACATCGTCGACGCGCTGCAGGTCGGGCGCGCCGAAGCCGACCGTCTGCGCAACGGCTACACCGAGCGCTACGGCGCCGCGCTGCTCGGCCTCACGCGCCATCACCCGATCGATCCGCACGACTTCCTGCGCGTGGTCCACACGTTTTCCGACCTGCCCGCGATGGTGCGCGCCGAGCGCGGCCTCGCGCGCATCGTCGCCGCGCTGCCGGGTCGCAAGCTGGTGCTGACCAACGCGCCGGAGAACTACGCGCGCGCGGTGCTGCGCGAGCTGCGCATCGAGCGGCTGTTCGAGCGCGTGATCGCGATCGAGCACATGCGCGACCGCCGCACGTGGCGCGCGAAGCCCGACCACGCGATGCTGCGCCGGACGCTGCGCGCCGCGCACGCACGGCTGGCAGACGCGATTCTCGTCGAGGACACGCGCAGCCACCTCAAGCGCTACAAGCGCCTCGGCGTCGGCACGGTATGGATCACGGGCCACCTCCCGAGCCATTTGCCGAACACGGGCCGGCCGCATTACGTCGACCAGCGCATTCGTTCGTTAAAATCGCTGCGACTGGGCACTCGATCGGGGCGACAAAAATGCAGCCGACTCACCCGCAGGACCAAGCCGTAA
- the slmA gene encoding nucleoid occlusion factor SlmA, which translates to MQPTHPQDQAVTEDHTVAGRARPKPGERRVHILQTLASMLEAPKREKITTAALAARLDLSEAALYRHFSSKAQMFEGLIEFIEETVFRLINQIAAKEPDGVMQARAIALMLLGFAAKNPGMTRVLTGEALVGEHERLAERVDRIVERIEATVKQSLRVALLDARARRDGGSDGAHAVPLPGDYDPAVRASLLVSYVIGCWHRFERSGFAHAPGEQADAHLRLILQ; encoded by the coding sequence ATGCAGCCGACTCACCCGCAGGACCAAGCCGTAACCGAAGACCACACCGTCGCCGGCCGCGCCCGCCCGAAACCGGGCGAGCGCCGCGTGCACATCCTGCAGACGCTCGCGTCGATGCTCGAGGCGCCGAAGCGCGAGAAGATCACGACGGCCGCGCTCGCGGCGCGGCTCGACCTGTCGGAGGCGGCACTCTATCGCCACTTCTCCAGCAAGGCCCAGATGTTCGAGGGCCTGATCGAATTCATCGAGGAAACCGTCTTCCGGCTGATCAACCAGATCGCCGCGAAAGAGCCCGACGGCGTCATGCAGGCACGCGCGATCGCGTTGATGCTGCTCGGTTTCGCCGCGAAGAACCCCGGGATGACACGCGTACTGACGGGCGAGGCGCTGGTCGGCGAGCACGAACGGCTCGCCGAACGGGTCGACCGGATAGTCGAGCGGATCGAGGCGACCGTGAAGCAGAGCCTGCGCGTCGCGCTGCTCGACGCGCGCGCGCGCCGCGACGGCGGCAGCGATGGCGCCCATGCGGTGCCGCTGCCCGGCGATTACGATCCGGCCGTGCGGGCGAGCCTGCTCGTCAGCTACGTGATCGGCTGCTGGCATCGCTTCGAGCGCAGCGGCTTCGCGCACGCGCCCGGCGAACAGGCCGATGCGCATCTGCGCCTGATTCTGCAGTAA
- a CDS encoding fimbrial protein yields the protein MSKKALSILLATAGLVTAASSAHAADGTITFMGEITSQTCSISGNGGGKDFTVDLPTVSTSALSSTGTTAGRKPFKLSLTNCTGGSGNVSVYFEPGTTVNAGTGNLLNATGTAKNVEIGLLNKNGSSIKLGAAQAQQNSQVVAITGGSAELEYAAQYVAMGGAATAGTVNTSVMYSIAYQ from the coding sequence ATGTCCAAGAAAGCACTCTCCATTTTGCTGGCAACAGCGGGTCTCGTCACCGCGGCGTCGTCGGCCCACGCAGCAGACGGCACGATCACGTTCATGGGTGAAATCACGTCGCAAACCTGCTCGATCTCGGGCAACGGCGGCGGCAAGGATTTCACCGTGGACCTGCCCACCGTGTCGACGTCCGCGCTGTCCTCGACGGGCACGACGGCCGGCCGCAAGCCCTTCAAGCTCTCTCTGACCAACTGCACGGGCGGCTCGGGCAACGTCTCGGTGTACTTCGAGCCGGGCACGACCGTGAACGCCGGCACCGGCAATTTGCTGAATGCAACGGGCACGGCGAAGAACGTCGAGATCGGCCTGCTGAACAAGAACGGCTCGAGCATCAAGCTCGGCGCCGCACAAGCTCAGCAAAACTCGCAGGTGGTCGCGATCACGGGCGGCTCGGCCGAACTCGAATACGCGGCGCAGTACGTCGCAATGGGCGGCGCGGCCACGGCTGGCACCGTGAACACGTCGGTCATGTATTCGATCGCCTACCAGTAA
- a CDS encoding fimbrial biogenesis chaperone, with amino-acid sequence MNRRKNWRIGATGAMLAASLLGPAAADASVVISGTRVVYPEKEREVTVKLTNDGDRPSLVQGWVDDGNANALPDDTKVPFTVTPPLFRLDPKKGQSLRLIYTQEPLAQDRETLYWLNVLDVPPQMADNPDAPNLLQLAFRSRIKLFFRPASLQGVADESAEKVSWHFAPKPGGGYVLEANNPTPYHVTFSKLAVKAGSTSWTNDQGGMVDPKSTAQFDVGNVPSAPTGPIQVDYTFLNDYGAGVEGRYAPKPTR; translated from the coding sequence ATGAACAGACGGAAAAACTGGCGCATCGGTGCGACCGGCGCGATGCTGGCCGCGTCGCTGCTCGGCCCGGCGGCGGCGGATGCGAGCGTCGTGATCAGCGGTACGCGCGTCGTGTATCCGGAAAAGGAACGCGAAGTCACGGTCAAGCTGACCAATGACGGCGATCGACCGTCGCTCGTGCAGGGCTGGGTGGACGACGGCAATGCAAATGCGCTGCCGGACGACACGAAAGTCCCGTTCACGGTGACGCCGCCGCTGTTCCGCCTCGATCCGAAGAAAGGGCAGAGCCTGCGGCTGATCTATACGCAAGAGCCGCTGGCGCAAGACAGGGAGACGCTGTACTGGCTGAACGTGCTCGACGTTCCACCCCAGATGGCCGACAACCCCGACGCGCCGAATCTGTTGCAACTCGCGTTCCGTTCGCGCATCAAGCTGTTCTTCCGCCCAGCTTCGCTGCAGGGCGTCGCCGACGAATCGGCCGAAAAGGTGAGCTGGCATTTCGCACCGAAGCCCGGTGGCGGCTACGTGCTGGAAGCGAACAATCCGACGCCGTACCACGTGACGTTCAGCAAGCTGGCCGTCAAGGCCGGCAGCACAAGTTGGACCAACGACCAGGGCGGCATGGTCGATCCGAAATCGACCGCGCAATTCGATGTCGGCAACGTGCCGTCGGCGCCCACCGGGCCGATTCAGGTCGATTACACATTTCTCAACGATTACGGCGCCGGCGTCGAAGGCCGCTACGCACCGAAGCCAACGCGCTGA
- a CDS encoding fimbria/pilus outer membrane usher protein, giving the protein MRANHRIAPLPAIGRVALKPGYLCVLAALASWGVEVRAADTQTGPAGGYTVAQVHFNDTLMMKPRGQQLDLERFSKGNPVPPGDYLVDLHVNGDWRGRSTVRFSAEAGVASAKPCFDRGLVARLGLDDQALTAPGRAELARVQADGTCTDVAKLVDEASYEFDMSEFRLNVSIPQAAVLRNPRGYVSPELWDSGVPSATLRYDANVFRNSSSGYESTQGYLGLVGGVNIGNWHFRHNGTYTAQSRGDNRYQSMNTYVQRDLPAWRSQLKIGEAYTDGSLLDSIGMRGITLATDDRMLPDSMRGYAPLIRGVAASNAHVQVSQHGNVLYETSVAPGPFQIDDLYPTGYGGDLLVTVTEADGHKNSFTVPYAAVAQSLRPGVSRYSVALGQVRESQLDRHPNFVQGTYQRGISNLITGYVGAIVAENYLAGLVGAAFNTRIGAIAVDVTQANANIPGARSTSGQSVRVSYSKFLETTGTNIAVAAYRYSSSGYWGMRDALYARQEAASNRDPNDVYRQRNQVQLTLNQDLGEARGSVYAVGSSVNYWNRHGTTTQFQLGYNNSMRVFGVNLSYNVSVSRQRDGYTGQLSNQVFANLSVPLGRRTHAPTLSTSIARDNQSGTSQQMSLTGTLGETHAFSYGVNASHASGSTSGGGNAQYRSPYASFSGSASGGKGYSSVSAGMSGALVAHAGGVTLANDLGDTVAIIEAKGAKGARVMNGTDVKIDGRGYAVLPYLTPYQMNTIELDPKGIPLDVDMQSTSEQIAPRANSVVKIKFATVSGRAALLTIRQPNGATVPFGSVVTDAQGKTIGMVGQGGALFVRGLENDSALTAKWGNRATDVCSLTYRLPTASNKALGYERAEAVCDYGVPKAGQSDGPITAAAPDGD; this is encoded by the coding sequence ATGCGAGCGAATCATCGAATAGCGCCGTTGCCGGCCATCGGGCGAGTAGCGCTCAAGCCGGGCTACCTGTGCGTGCTTGCGGCACTTGCCAGTTGGGGCGTCGAGGTCCGCGCGGCGGACACGCAAACCGGCCCGGCGGGGGGCTACACGGTCGCCCAGGTTCACTTCAACGACACGTTGATGATGAAGCCGCGCGGGCAGCAGCTCGACCTCGAGCGCTTCTCCAAAGGCAATCCGGTCCCGCCGGGCGACTATCTGGTCGACCTCCATGTGAACGGGGACTGGCGCGGCCGTTCGACCGTGCGGTTCAGCGCGGAAGCGGGTGTGGCGAGCGCCAAGCCGTGCTTCGATCGCGGCCTGGTCGCCCGGCTCGGCCTGGACGACCAGGCACTGACCGCCCCCGGGCGCGCCGAACTGGCGCGCGTGCAGGCAGACGGTACATGCACGGACGTCGCGAAGCTGGTCGACGAAGCCTCGTATGAATTCGACATGTCCGAATTCCGCCTCAACGTGAGCATTCCGCAGGCGGCTGTATTGCGCAATCCGCGCGGATACGTCAGCCCCGAGCTGTGGGACTCGGGCGTGCCGTCCGCGACGCTGCGCTACGACGCGAACGTGTTCCGCAATTCGTCGTCGGGCTACGAAAGCACGCAGGGGTACCTCGGCCTCGTCGGCGGCGTGAACATCGGGAACTGGCATTTCCGGCACAACGGCACCTATACCGCGCAATCGCGTGGCGACAATCGCTACCAGAGCATGAACACGTACGTTCAGCGCGATCTGCCGGCATGGCGCAGCCAGTTGAAGATCGGCGAGGCGTATACCGACGGCTCGCTGCTCGACAGCATCGGCATGCGCGGCATCACGCTTGCCACCGACGATCGGATGCTCCCGGATTCGATGCGCGGCTACGCGCCGCTGATCCGCGGCGTGGCGGCGAGCAATGCGCATGTCCAGGTATCGCAGCACGGCAACGTGCTGTACGAAACGTCGGTCGCGCCAGGGCCGTTCCAGATCGACGACCTGTACCCGACCGGCTACGGCGGCGACCTGCTCGTCACCGTGACCGAAGCCGACGGGCACAAGAACAGCTTCACGGTGCCGTATGCGGCGGTCGCGCAGTCGCTGCGCCCGGGCGTCTCGCGCTACAGCGTCGCGCTCGGACAGGTACGCGAATCCCAGCTGGATCGCCATCCGAATTTCGTGCAGGGCACCTATCAGCGCGGCATCAGTAACCTGATCACCGGCTATGTCGGCGCGATCGTCGCGGAAAACTACCTCGCCGGCCTCGTCGGCGCCGCGTTCAACACTCGGATCGGCGCGATCGCGGTCGACGTCACGCAGGCCAACGCAAATATTCCCGGTGCGCGGTCCACGAGCGGGCAAAGCGTTCGGGTGAGCTACAGCAAGTTCCTTGAAACGACCGGCACCAACATCGCGGTCGCGGCTTACCGCTACTCGTCGAGCGGCTACTGGGGAATGCGCGACGCGCTGTACGCCCGCCAGGAAGCGGCGTCGAACCGCGATCCGAACGACGTGTACCGCCAGCGCAACCAGGTCCAGCTGACGCTGAACCAGGATCTCGGCGAAGCGCGCGGCAGCGTGTACGCGGTGGGATCGTCGGTCAATTACTGGAACCGTCACGGTACGACGACGCAATTCCAGCTCGGCTACAACAACAGCATGCGCGTGTTCGGGGTCAACCTGAGCTACAACGTGTCGGTCTCACGGCAACGCGACGGCTACACGGGCCAGTTGTCGAATCAGGTGTTCGCGAACCTGTCGGTCCCGCTCGGCCGCCGCACGCACGCGCCGACTTTGAGTACGAGCATCGCACGCGACAACCAAAGCGGCACGTCCCAGCAGATGTCGCTGACCGGCACGCTCGGCGAGACCCACGCGTTCTCCTACGGTGTCAACGCGAGCCATGCGTCCGGCTCGACAAGCGGCGGCGGCAACGCACAGTACCGCAGCCCGTATGCCTCCTTCTCTGGCAGCGCCAGCGGCGGCAAGGGTTATTCGAGCGTGTCCGCGGGCATGTCCGGCGCGCTGGTCGCCCACGCGGGCGGCGTCACGCTCGCGAACGATCTCGGCGACACGGTCGCGATCATCGAGGCCAAGGGCGCGAAGGGCGCACGCGTGATGAACGGTACGGACGTGAAGATCGACGGGCGCGGCTATGCGGTATTGCCGTACCTCACCCCGTACCAGATGAACACGATCGAGCTCGACCCGAAGGGCATTCCGCTGGATGTCGATATGCAATCGACGAGCGAGCAGATCGCGCCGCGCGCCAACTCCGTGGTGAAGATCAAGTTTGCGACGGTGAGCGGGCGCGCGGCACTGCTGACCATTCGTCAGCCCAACGGCGCGACCGTGCCGTTCGGGAGCGTCGTGACCGATGCGCAAGGCAAGACGATCGGGATGGTCGGCCAGGGCGGCGCGTTGTTCGTCCGCGGTCTGGAGAACGACAGTGCGTTGACCGCGAAATGGGGTAACCGCGCGACCGACGTCTGCTCGCTCACCTACCGCCTGCCGACGGCATCGAACAAAGCGCTCGGGTACGAGCGGGCCGAGGCGGTTTGCGACTACGGCGTACCGAAGGCCGGCCAATCGGATGGCCCGATTACCGCGGCCGCGCCAGATGGTGATTGA
- a CDS encoding fimbrial protein — protein MKLAFSSIAALTVAAAAALPTMAHAADGTITVTGAVGTQTCTIEGNGAGGGKDFTVQMPKVSTSALGVGGSTAGRTAFNIGLKNCAPASGKVYTHFEAGTTVNSTTGQLFNASGTAKNIEITLLNGSDYSQINLGKAQENSIPVDLANGSATLPYYAQYVAVGGGASAGTVNTSVMYSIMYQ, from the coding sequence ATGAAACTCGCATTCTCCAGCATCGCAGCACTGACCGTGGCCGCCGCCGCCGCACTGCCGACGATGGCACACGCAGCCGACGGCACGATCACTGTCACCGGCGCGGTCGGCACGCAGACGTGCACGATCGAGGGCAACGGCGCCGGCGGCGGCAAGGACTTCACGGTCCAGATGCCGAAGGTCTCGACGAGTGCACTCGGCGTCGGCGGCTCGACCGCAGGCCGCACGGCATTCAACATCGGCCTGAAGAACTGCGCGCCGGCCTCGGGCAAGGTCTACACCCACTTCGAGGCAGGCACGACCGTCAACTCGACGACCGGCCAGCTGTTCAACGCGTCGGGTACGGCGAAGAACATCGAGATCACCCTGCTCAACGGTTCCGATTACAGCCAGATCAATCTCGGCAAGGCGCAGGAAAACTCGATCCCCGTTGATCTGGCGAATGGGTCGGCCACGCTGCCTTACTACGCGCAATACGTCGCCGTGGGTGGCGGTGCATCGGCGGGTACGGTGAATACGTCGGTGATGTACTCGATCATGTATCAGTAA
- a CDS encoding fimbrial protein, translating to MDSIGAATGDTGFNIGLKCQSGASLYVTLTDLTAPANTSDQLTLAPASTAKGVKLRILRNGSPVGYGPDSRVAGNPNQWYVGRASTTTNIPLRAQYIATGPVSAGTVKVVSRRSRRATSSRMGPLATSHRSSCLCTNPAPSPHFRRRR from the coding sequence TTGGATTCCATCGGCGCCGCCACAGGCGACACGGGCTTCAACATCGGCCTGAAATGTCAGTCCGGCGCGAGCCTGTATGTGACGCTCACCGACCTGACCGCCCCCGCCAACACGAGTGATCAGTTGACGCTGGCCCCCGCCTCCACCGCAAAAGGCGTAAAACTGCGCATTCTCCGAAACGGCTCGCCGGTAGGCTACGGTCCCGATTCGCGCGTGGCCGGCAATCCGAACCAGTGGTACGTCGGCAGGGCGTCGACGACGACCAATATTCCACTGCGTGCGCAATACATCGCGACTGGCCCGGTTTCCGCCGGAACGGTCAAGGTTGTGTCGCGACGTTCACGACGAGCTACCAGTAGTCGCATGGGCCCATTGGCTACCTCCCACCGGAGCTCATGCTTGTGCACGAATCCCGCCCCGTCGCCGCACTTCCGGCGAAGACGATGA
- a CDS encoding autotransporter family protein: MLELVPGDYSTTGHGQPVLTAINGGLLVTTGKTRLFSTGHAAPGASAWGAGSRIELRDTEIRTRSSSAGIEARVGASVSAERISIDTDQAYGHGVSLADRNSRFDIDDSVIVTRGKEAYGIIATGVPGGTIDVARTLIRTGGDFAYGLGISYDGARATLSRTDIRTAGNYASALFLPGASSVTFGDSHLETDGYAALGVDTREGHVELARTNVVTHGTSSHGLYASKEYADTPVVDAIDTRVTTTGERSAGVLALNGGRIAMTRGGIATSGERAFGVYAGGTGALVSLADTSVETHGKRAAALRAIVNGTIDLQRADVLATGAGASAASVHGGTLTADGSTLVSTQHSAIDASEAVISLRNGTRIAGGNGTLLAVDAESGAPVRLTLDTGSQAEGDIVNLPTEDGSATHAVTDVALSRAAVWAGATDAVRALSLDADSLWFVTANSTVASVALNDSTIAFTPPDVPGAPRRLVVNGDYAAHNGKLLIHTTLSDDASPTDKLVIDGGHASGNTNIVVKHAGGDGAQTTIGIPVVETRNGGTTDTSAFALDAASDGYRQGFGTLSAGGYDYMLARGGHGGQAEDWYLVSAAKPEPPRPPAPPLPPGGNDGNSPETTPPPSPPSPPSRAVAPEPDAYLANADAAAMMAIHSLHQREDRTLRTAGSTSGPLDGAVWLRAEGQFTSMSGGARSVSGNGRLIHAGADLFRFDDGRGGSLRVGAMGMYGSQTSWSTRPLWNAATHRMADATARGSVAGYNVGLYGTWYGNRDILSGPYVDTWVMYGAYANSVGGSLAGDSYRSRTVTGSVETGYSIPFYERGDTRFFVEPEAQLVVSDYHAAAHDTPGGHLDGQGSTDVLTRLGVRVHGVTAMPSGRELRPFVEANWWHGPGSRSLTLDRNAFSFSVPRDRAAFRIGATGQLSKRFAISAGFGVEANLSDYAVVKGELAAKYRW; encoded by the coding sequence GTGCTGGAACTTGTGCCGGGCGACTACTCGACGACCGGGCATGGCCAGCCCGTACTGACGGCCATCAACGGCGGCCTGCTGGTCACCACCGGCAAAACTCGCCTGTTCTCGACCGGCCACGCCGCACCGGGTGCCTCGGCATGGGGGGCCGGCTCGCGCATCGAACTGCGGGACACGGAAATCCGGACGCGAAGTTCCAGCGCCGGTATCGAGGCCCGCGTCGGCGCCAGCGTGTCCGCGGAACGCATCTCCATCGATACCGATCAAGCCTACGGGCACGGCGTCTCCCTCGCCGACCGCAACAGCCGGTTCGACATCGACGACAGCGTGATCGTGACGCGCGGCAAGGAAGCATACGGCATCATCGCGACCGGCGTGCCGGGCGGCACGATCGACGTCGCACGCACGCTGATCCGCACCGGCGGCGACTTCGCCTACGGCCTCGGCATCAGCTATGACGGCGCACGCGCCACCCTCAGCCGCACCGACATCCGTACCGCCGGAAACTATGCGTCGGCCCTGTTCCTGCCGGGAGCTTCCTCGGTCACATTCGGCGACTCGCACCTGGAAACCGACGGCTATGCCGCGCTCGGCGTGGATACGCGCGAGGGTCATGTCGAACTCGCGCGCACGAACGTCGTCACCCACGGCACCAGTTCGCACGGACTCTACGCATCGAAGGAGTATGCGGACACACCGGTCGTGGACGCGATCGATACGCGCGTGACGACAACCGGCGAACGCTCGGCGGGCGTACTCGCGCTCAACGGCGGCCGGATCGCAATGACGCGCGGCGGCATCGCGACGAGCGGCGAGCGCGCCTTCGGCGTGTACGCGGGCGGTACGGGCGCCCTCGTCTCCCTCGCCGACACGAGCGTCGAGACCCACGGCAAGCGTGCCGCCGCGCTGCGTGCCATCGTCAATGGCACGATCGACCTGCAGCGCGCCGACGTGCTCGCGACCGGCGCCGGCGCGTCGGCCGCAAGCGTCCACGGCGGCACGCTGACGGCCGACGGCAGCACGCTCGTCAGCACGCAGCACAGCGCGATCGACGCGTCCGAGGCCGTCATTTCGCTGCGCAACGGCACGCGCATCGCAGGCGGCAACGGCACGCTGCTGGCGGTAGACGCGGAATCCGGCGCACCCGTACGCCTGACGCTCGATACGGGCTCGCAGGCGGAGGGCGACATCGTGAACCTTCCGACCGAGGACGGCAGCGCGACGCACGCGGTCACCGACGTCGCGCTGTCTCGCGCCGCCGTATGGGCCGGCGCAACCGACGCCGTGCGCGCGCTGTCGCTCGACGCCGACAGTCTATGGTTCGTCACCGCGAATTCCACGGTCGCGTCCGTCGCGCTGAACGACTCGACGATCGCGTTCACGCCTCCGGATGTCCCAGGCGCTCCACGCAGGCTCGTCGTCAACGGCGACTACGCGGCACATAACGGCAAGCTGCTGATCCATACGACGTTGAGCGACGATGCGTCGCCGACCGACAAGCTCGTGATCGACGGCGGCCATGCGTCGGGCAACACGAACATCGTCGTCAAGCACGCCGGCGGCGACGGCGCGCAGACCACGATCGGCATTCCGGTCGTCGAAACGCGCAATGGCGGCACGACGGATACGTCGGCATTCGCGCTCGACGCGGCGTCGGACGGCTACCGTCAAGGTTTCGGCACGCTGTCGGCCGGCGGCTACGACTACATGCTCGCGCGCGGCGGGCACGGCGGCCAAGCGGAAGACTGGTATCTCGTTTCGGCCGCGAAGCCCGAACCGCCCCGGCCGCCGGCGCCACCGCTGCCGCCAGGGGGCAACGACGGCAACTCGCCGGAGACGACGCCGCCCCCATCGCCCCCGTCGCCTCCGTCGCGCGCCGTCGCGCCGGAACCCGACGCGTATCTGGCGAACGCCGACGCGGCTGCGATGATGGCGATCCACAGCCTGCATCAACGCGAGGACCGCACGCTGCGCACCGCCGGCTCGACGTCGGGCCCGCTCGACGGCGCAGTGTGGCTGCGCGCCGAAGGCCAGTTCACGTCGATGTCCGGCGGCGCGCGCAGCGTGTCCGGCAACGGCCGCCTGATCCACGCGGGCGCCGACCTGTTCCGCTTCGACGATGGCCGCGGCGGCAGCCTGCGCGTCGGCGCGATGGGCATGTACGGCAGCCAGACGAGCTGGTCGACCCGCCCGCTGTGGAACGCGGCGACGCACCGCATGGCCGACGCCACCGCGCGCGGCAGCGTCGCGGGCTACAACGTCGGGCTGTACGGCACGTGGTACGGCAATCGCGACATCCTGTCCGGCCCGTACGTCGATACGTGGGTCATGTACGGCGCGTACGCGAACAGCGTCGGCGGCAGCCTCGCCGGCGATTCGTACCGCTCTCGCACCGTGACGGGATCGGTGGAGACCGGCTATTCGATCCCGTTCTACGAACGCGGCGATACGCGGTTCTTCGTCGAGCCCGAGGCGCAACTCGTCGTGTCCGACTATCACGCGGCCGCGCACGACACACCGGGCGGCCATCTCGACGGGCAGGGCTCGACCGACGTGCTGACCCGGCTCGGCGTGCGCGTGCACGGCGTGACCGCGATGCCGTCCGGGCGCGAGTTGCGGCCGTTCGTCGAGGCGAACTGGTGGCATGGCCCCGGCTCGCGATCACTGACGCTCGATCGCAACGCGTTCTCGTTCAGTGTGCCGCGCGATCGTGCGGCGTTCCGCATCGGTGCGACAGGCCAGTTGTCGAAGCGCTTCGCGATCTCGGCCGGGTTCGGCGTGGAAGCGAACCTGTCCGACTATGCGGTGGTCAAGGGCGAGTTGGCGGCGAAGTACCGCTGGTGA
- the metX gene encoding homoserine O-succinyltransferase MetX → MESIGIVAPQTMHFAEPLRLQSGSALGNYQLVVETYGELNAARSNAVLVCHALNASHHVAGVYADDPRSTGWWDNMVGPGKPLDTNRFFVIGVNNLGSCFGSTGPMSIDPSTGKPYGARFPVVTVEDWVHAQARVADAFGIERFAAVMGGSLGGMQALAWSLMYPERVAHCIDIASTPKLSAQNIAFNEVARSAILSDPDFHGGDYYAHDVKPKRGLRVARMIGHITYLSDDDMAEKFGRALRRADGALDAYNFSFDVEFEVESYLRYQGDKFADYFDANTYLLITRALDYFDPAKAFDGNLTAALAHTQAKYLIASFSTDWRFAPARSREIVKALLDNKRTVSYAEIDAPHGHDAFLLDDARYHNLIRAYYERIALEVGA, encoded by the coding sequence ATGGAATCGATCGGCATCGTCGCTCCACAGACCATGCATTTCGCCGAACCGCTGCGCTTGCAAAGCGGCAGCGCGCTCGGCAACTATCAGCTCGTCGTCGAAACGTACGGCGAGCTCAATGCCGCGCGCTCGAACGCGGTGCTCGTCTGCCACGCGCTGAACGCGTCGCATCACGTCGCCGGCGTCTACGCGGACGATCCGCGCAGCACCGGCTGGTGGGACAACATGGTCGGGCCGGGCAAACCGCTCGACACCAACCGCTTCTTCGTGATCGGCGTGAACAACCTCGGCTCGTGTTTCGGCTCGACCGGCCCGATGAGCATCGATCCGTCGACCGGCAAGCCGTACGGCGCGCGCTTCCCGGTCGTCACCGTCGAGGACTGGGTGCACGCGCAGGCGCGCGTCGCCGATGCGTTCGGCATCGAGCGCTTCGCCGCGGTGATGGGCGGCAGCCTCGGCGGGATGCAGGCGCTCGCATGGAGCCTGATGTATCCGGAGCGCGTCGCGCACTGCATCGACATCGCGTCGACGCCGAAGCTGTCCGCGCAGAACATCGCGTTCAACGAAGTCGCGCGCTCGGCGATCCTGTCCGATCCCGATTTCCATGGCGGCGACTACTACGCACACGACGTGAAGCCGAAGCGCGGCCTGCGCGTCGCGCGGATGATCGGGCACATCACCTACCTGTCGGACGACGACATGGCCGAGAAATTCGGCCGTGCGCTGCGCCGTGCGGACGGCGCGCTCGATGCGTACAACTTCAGCTTCGACGTCGAATTCGAGGTCGAGTCGTACCTGCGCTACCAGGGCGACAAGTTCGCCGACTACTTCGACGCGAACACCTACCTGCTGATCACGCGCGCGCTCGATTACTTCGACCCGGCGAAGGCGTTCGACGGCAACCTGACGGCCGCGCTCGCGCACACGCAGGCGAAATACCTGATCGCGAGCTTCTCGACCGACTGGCGTTTCGCGCCGGCGCGCTCGCGCGAGATCGTGAAGGCGCTGCTCGACAACAAGCGCACGGTCAGCTACGCGGAAATCGATGCGCCGCACGGCCACGACGCGTTCCTGCTCGACGACGCGCGCTATCACAACCTGATCCGTGCGTATTACGAACGAATCGCCCTCGAGGTGGGAGCATGA